The sequence below is a genomic window from Denitratisoma sp. DHT3.
GGTGGTTGGCGTCCGCGGCGCGATACTGGAAGCGCGGCATCAGGCGATGTTCTCCGTGAGGTCGACCACGCGGCTGATTTCGTCGATGGTGGTGACCCCCTCGCGCACCCGGCGCAGGCCGTCCTCGGCCATGCTGACGAAGCCCCTGCTGCGCGCGTGGTCCTCGAGCGCGTTGACGCTGGCTTCCCGGGTGATCAGTTCGTCGAATCCCTTGTCGAACTTGAGCAGCTCGAAGATCGCGATGCGCCCCTTGTAGCCGAGGAACTCGCAGGCCTGGCAACCCACGGGCCGGTAGACGCTGGCGGTTTCGGCGCCGGCGAGACCCAGCAGCTCGGCCTCGATCGGATTGGGGACTTCGGGTTTCTTGCACTTCGGGCACAGCGTCCTGACCAGGCGCTGGGCGACGATGCCAATGATGTTGCCGGCCATCACATTGGCCTTGACGTTGAGGTTGAGCAGTCGTGGGATCGACTGGATCGCGGAATTGGTGTGCAGGGTCGAAAACACCTGGTGGCCGGTCATGGCGGCGCGGAATGCCATTTCGGCGGTGTCGTGGTCGCGGATCTCGCCGACGAGGATCACGTCCGGGTCCTGGCGCATCATCGACCGGATGCCTTCCGCGAAGTCCATCTTCACCGTCTCGGACACCGAGGTCTGGCGGATCATCGGCAACGGGTATTCGACCGGATCCTCCAGCGTCATGATGTTCACGCCTTCCTTGTTGAGGTGGCCGAGGACGGAGTACAGCGTGGTGGTCTTGCCCGATCCGGTGGGGCCGGTGACGAGCAGGATGCCCTCGGGCCGCGCCAGCATCAGCTTGAGCAGCGTCAGCTGCTTGCCGGTCAGCCCGAGTTCGTCGATGGGCACCAGTCCGTGGACGCGGTCGAGGATGCGCAGCACGAAATTCTCGCCGTGGATCACCGGCTGAGTGGCGGAACGGAAGTCCACCGGGCGCCCGGAAATCGTCAGCGAAATGCGCCCGTCCTGCGGCGCACGGGTTTCGGCGATGTTCATGCCCGCCATCACCTTCAGCCTGACCACCATCGCGGACCAGTAGCGCAGGTTGAGCACCCGCACCTGGCGCAGCACGCCGTCGATGCGGTAGCGGATGCGGAGGAAGCGGGGCTCGGGCTCGAAGTGGATGTCGGACGCGCCGCTCAGGGTCGCGTCGACCAGCAGGGCGTCCATCAGCCGCACCACCGGATGGCTGTAGCCGCTGGGGTTCTGCTCCAGGCTCGCCGCGTCGATGTTGCCCGTATCGAGTTCGTGCAGGATGCCGTCGATCGACAGTTCGTGGCCATAGAAATGCTCGATGGCCGTCTGGATCTCGGCGTTGCTGGCGAGCCGCCAGAGCGGTTTGGCCTTTCCCTGCAGCAGGGCGTTGACCTGGTCGGCGGCGACGATGTTGCCGGGGTCCGCGCTGGCGATCAGCAATTCGTTCCGCTGCCGCTCGAGGCTGACCGGAAACAGGTTCAGCCGCTTGGCGATCGGCTTGCCGATCAGGGCCAGCGCCGCGGGATCGGCCGCGATGTCCTCGAGGCTGATCGCCTCCTCGCCGAGGCTGGTGGCGAGGGCGCCGCGCAGGATTTCCTCGGTGATGAAACCGAGCGCAAGCAGGGTTTCGCCGAGCGGCTTGCCCATCACCTGCTGCTCCTGCAGGGCGATACGCAGCTGATCCAGCGTGATCAGGCCGCGATCGAGCAGCAGGTCGCCGAGCCTGGCCGGCGGGGTTCCGGCGGTTGTGGGTTGGTCGCTCATGGGGATTCCCGACCTTGCCGGGCGCCGTCTCCGGCGGATGGCGAGGGCGCCGCGCCCTGCTCGAGTTGCCCGGCGCGCTGCAGGGCCAGCGAGCGCGATGGGAACGCCTCCACGGGGAGTCTCTCGGACAGGGCGATCGACCGCCTGTAGTAGTCCAGTGCCTGGGGATACTTGTGCAAGCGATCCAGGGCGACGGCCAGGTTGTAGGCATGGAGCGGGTTGCCCGGTTCGAGGGAGAAGGCCCTGAAGAACGCCTGCTGCGCGTCGGCGAATCGTCCCTGCCGTGCCCGCAGGTCGCCGAGCGCCGCCTGGGCGTTCGCCGAACCGGGATTGCGCTGGGCATTGTCGGCGGCGCGTGATGCGGCCGCCAGGATGTCGCCGTCGGCGGCCAGCGCAAGCAGTCCCGCGGTCGCGTCCGGATGGGACGGGGCCGTGCGCAGGATCTCGCCGTAATAGTCCCGCGCCTCCGGATTGCGTCCCTCGCGCCTGGCGATGTACGCAAGCCCGAGCAGGGCGTCGATTTCGCCGCCGTTGCCGGCGAGTGCCCGGCGATAGTGCTCCGCCGCTTCGTCGAAGCGGCCGGCGGTGAGGGCGGCATATGCGCTATCCAGCGCCGTGGCCGTGGCGGGCGAGGCGATGAACACCGGTTGATCGCGTTTGCCGCGCAGTGACAATCGATTGTTCGCGGCGACCGGAGGGGCTTCGCGGGCGGTCGATGCCGGTGCCGGCTGGGAAGG
It includes:
- a CDS encoding GspE/PulE family protein, with translation MSDQPTTAGTPPARLGDLLLDRGLITLDQLRIALQEQQVMGKPLGETLLALGFITEEILRGALATSLGEEAISLEDIAADPAALALIGKPIAKRLNLFPVSLERQRNELLIASADPGNIVAADQVNALLQGKAKPLWRLASNAEIQTAIEHFYGHELSIDGILHELDTGNIDAASLEQNPSGYSHPVVRLMDALLVDATLSGASDIHFEPEPRFLRIRYRIDGVLRQVRVLNLRYWSAMVVRLKVMAGMNIAETRAPQDGRISLTISGRPVDFRSATQPVIHGENFVLRILDRVHGLVPIDELGLTGKQLTLLKLMLARPEGILLVTGPTGSGKTTTLYSVLGHLNKEGVNIMTLEDPVEYPLPMIRQTSVSETVKMDFAEGIRSMMRQDPDVILVGEIRDHDTAEMAFRAAMTGHQVFSTLHTNSAIQSIPRLLNLNVKANVMAGNIIGIVAQRLVRTLCPKCKKPEVPNPIEAELLGLAGAETASVYRPVGCQACEFLGYKGRIAIFELLKFDKGFDELITREASVNALEDHARSRGFVSMAEDGLRRVREGVTTIDEISRVVDLTENIA
- a CDS encoding tetratricopeptide repeat protein — encoded protein: MSLKMEPLPTPVEAAETIQVAQAIQTTPDATPAPVAMASAQDTAAQTASVDVEPAPALEPAPQSPAHASPQVARQLFEAGRRPEPRRSRRKPILLGALGIGVCAAGAALLTIGLPGLPSSSSNLIGTELAGNTATADAAPSVVPPAAPEGGDEAAARLPAAATPAPSQPAPASTAREAPPVAANNRLSLRGKRDQPVFIASPATATALDSAYAALTAGRFDEAAEHYRRALAGNGGEIDALLGLAYIARREGRNPEARDYYGEILRTAPSHPDATAGLLALAADGDILAAASRAADNAQRNPGSANAQAALGDLRARQGRFADAQQAFFRAFSLEPGNPLHAYNLAVALDRLHKYPQALDYYRRSIALSERLPVEAFPSRSLALQRAGQLEQGAAPSPSAGDGARQGRESP